Genomic segment of Pseudothermotoga hypogea DSM 11164 = NBRC 106472:
CTTTCAAAGCCCGCATCAAAGCGGGCTTTTCTTTTGTTGTTTCCATTCCTCATAGATTCGATTGAACATTTCAAGGATCTGTGTAGCATGAGAAGGAATGGCAGTTTCCATTCCTCATAGATTCGATTGAACCGTATATTCCCAGCCGTAGACGGTACCGATTCTGGAAGTTTCCATTCCTCATAGATTCGATTGAACCGGAACTGCCAAGTGGGTTGGTGGAGTTTTAGCTCCGTTTCCATTCCTCATAGATTCGATTGAACCTTATCCGCGGCGGTGTAATCCACGTGTCCTCGCCCGGTTTCCATTCCTCATAGATTCGATTGAACCCTTCACTTCCTGCCATGTTGCTTTGAGTTTATTTTGTTTCCATTCCTCATAGATTCGATTGAACTTGGGATCCGGAAGCGAAGTCTCCGGCAGGAGCAATGTTTCCATTCCTCATAGATTCGATTGAACTAGTGCATAGTGCATACTTTCCACGGGATAACTATTGTTTCCATTCCTCATAGATTCGATTGAACGTGTTATTTGGCTGAACACGAACAACGTATCCGCGAGTTTCCATTCCTCATAGATTCGATTGAACCAAGCGTCGGCGAACTCATTAACACATACGTTGCTGGTTTCCATTCCTCATAGATTCGATTGAACTTAATCTGCTCGATATTTGCTTGTATTTTCTCGGGTGGTTTCCATTCCTCATAGATTCGATTGAACCGGGTTTAAGGAACTGTACAGGTGGCTGAACGGAAAGTTTCCATTCCTCATAGATTCGATTGAACTTAGAGAGGGGGAGAAAGTATGAGGAGTTTCAAGATGTTTCCATTCCTCATAGATTCGATTGAACGGCATACAGCGGAGATACGGAACTGTGTAATATGCTTGTTTCCATTCCTCATAGATTCGATTGAACAACATTTTTGAATGCGAAGGAAATCTACACAAGAGAGTTTCCATTCCTCATAGATTCGATTGAACGAAACGAGCCGGTAGCGGTTGCGTACAAGAGAGAGCTGTTTCCATTCCTCATAGATTCGATTGAACTCTTTTCGGCAATAAGAAGCGGAGTGGTTGATTTTTGTTTCCATTCCTCATAGATTCGATTGAACCGTTTAGATAGCCGATTAGCTCTGAACCTTTCTCCTTAGTTTCCATTCCTCATAGATTCGATTGAACTAAGAAAGTTGTAGACACAGCAACCGAGACGTGGATGTTTCCATTCCTCATAGATTCGATTGAACCCATAGATATTATATAATAACGGATCTTCATAATAAGGGGTACGCTGGGTTTGACTTAGCTCGAAGAACCATCATTTTTGCGATTTTGTCCACGAGTCCTGATAAAACATCGCGTCGACTTTCAGTAGGAATCTCCTGAGTTTTTCCCTCTATCGAAGGTCCATTTGTCTCAAAACACTCTTGCAAGCCTTTCGTTAACATTTGTCCAGGATGATTGTGAAATTTCACAAATAAACGGATAACCACACCAAAAGATGAATACTATCATCTTACATCCCCAATTAACTTTGCTCTTTCACAAATGATTAATAATCTAACACTGCGTCTGTCAAGAGCTTCAGTAAAGAGCATTTACGATTAGGAATCGTAGGTTTTGCTATTCCAAGTTAAAGCACTATTAATTCAATATGACCACACACCTGAGAATCAATAAGTCAGAACATGAGTACGGATGAACTTCTCTGGAATCCTGTTTGGTCGTTATACCAATGCGATAGATTGTCCCTTGTCACGACGACGAAACCGTTTTCAACTATCAGCGCCGATGTGAGTTCCTCTCGGCTCATTCGAACGTCTATGGTGTACAGAGCCATCTTCTGAAGTATTCTCTTTATCGATGACAGTTTGTCGAATTTTCCAAGACCGTGATCTTTGTTCATTATCGAGTTGAGCTCTTCCCTGAGCTGAACTGCGAAGTCATCGTACTCGACATAGACTGGTACCGATTGGGCTCCATCTTCGATGAGATGAAAGTTGGAGATCTCTTCGAATTTTAGCGTTTTGAAACTATTGATGAGATTTTTCTTGTCGGTGTTACCTCGATTATCAACTTTCTGAAAGTATTCTTGAACCAGATCAGAGAATTCTCTTTCCTCACAGACTTGCCGATTTGACGTAACCTCCTTGGTGATACCCAATAGCATGGAATCGTACACATAGGAGGCCAGGCTTCTTTTGTTTTCGCTTTTTTTCACGACGTAGACATTAACTTCCCCCATTCGATTCTCGAAGTGTCTGTTACATCGTCCAGCTGCTTGTATGATGCTGTCAAGTGGAGCGTCGTCTCTGATCACCTTGTCAAAAGATATATCCACACCAGCTTCGATAACCTGGGTGCTCACACAAATCAAAGGTCCCCGATCAATCTGCTTCATTCTCCTTAACCTCTCCAATCTCTGTTTCGGTATGACATTCGATGATAAGTAGAACAATTGGTCGAATTTGAACCGTTTCAGGACGTACTCGAAGATCTCCCTCGAGTGCTTTATTGTATTTAGAATGATGAGCAGTTTCTGCCCGAGCCTCAAAGCTTCTTTCACATTTTCTTCTACAACATCAAAGAATTCTTCGTACCCCACCTCTCCATGAAAGTGTATTCTTGTACGATTGAGATCAACACCGTAGTTTTCTTTCACTATGCTCGTGGCGTTCTTCAATAGAGCCGGTCGAGTCGCTGTAGACAGAATCACAACACTACCGAACTCCGTGAGCTCGGATAGTATTCGGGAGATTGGTTCCCAATATTTGTGAGGTATCGATTGAACTTCGTCCAGGATGATTACTGAGTTCAAAAGTTTGTAAAAGAAGGGAATTCGTCTATTCGTGAACAACGATTCAAAGAGCGATACGAACGTCGTGATCACCATCTGTGTGTGCCAGCATTCTACTATTACACGTTGTATCGATGATTGTTCGTACTCTCTGCTTGAAAACAAAGGATCCGCCAGATGGTGGTAAGGTAAAAGTACAGTGGCATCGTGGTCAACACCGTCGAGTATCTTGTACATCAATTCCATTGTCTGGTCTATTATGTTTATGAAAGGCAGCGCGTAAACAATTAAGGTGTCTTTTTTCGCAAGAGAAAGGGCGACCTTTATATTTGCCAAGGTCTTACCTAAACCTGTTGGGGCGGTTATTGAAAGAATTTTGCTATCGATTCTACTCAGCGATCGATCTATCTCCTCGTGGAATCTCTGACGCAATGAGTACATGGGATTATCCTTTGCTATATTCCTGATGTAACCTTGAACGAGATCCAACGTGATCTTTGGTTCTATTTCTACGATCATATCCTTGAGTGCGGCATCCTCTTTGTCGGAACTGACCAAAATGGAAATCAGTGTGTGCAACAGTATGTAGTCTTTCAT
This window contains:
- a CDS encoding CRISPR-associated helicase/endonuclease Cas3, coding for MLDRLKSHPDRLLLDHLIGTAERATKKAELIRWEPFGINKESAVRLVQLCALCHDFGKASNEFQNYILHPGRGHTTHAPLSSLVTYQTLLGNGFESKLAVFGYFAVRYHHGHLPNFGFVEENPSELEKQFRSVPPSLIEWFEKETGTNLMNFDVKAICRKVQSQISKLSFFTDFTMKDYILLHTLISILVSSDKEDAALKDMIVEIEPKITLDLVQGYIRNIAKDNPMYSLRQRFHEEIDRSLSRIDSKILSITAPTGLGKTLANIKVALSLAKKDTLIVYALPFINIIDQTMELMYKILDGVDHDATVLLPYHHLADPLFSSREYEQSSIQRVIVECWHTQMVITTFVSLFESLFTNRRIPFFYKLLNSVIILDEVQSIPHKYWEPISRILSELTEFGSVVILSTATRPALLKNATSIVKENYGVDLNRTRIHFHGEVGYEEFFDVVEENVKEALRLGQKLLIILNTIKHSREIFEYVLKRFKFDQLFYLSSNVIPKQRLERLRRMKQIDRGPLICVSTQVIEAGVDISFDKVIRDDAPLDSIIQAAGRCNRHFENRMGEVNVYVVKKSENKRSLASYVYDSMLLGITKEVTSNRQVCEEREFSDLVQEYFQKVDNRGNTDKKNLINSFKTLKFEEISNFHLIEDGAQSVPVYVEYDDFAVQLREELNSIMNKDHGLGKFDKLSSIKRILQKMALYTIDVRMSREELTSALIVENGFVVVTRDNLSHWYNDQTGFQRSSSVLMF